In the Brettanomyces nanus chromosome 1, complete sequence genome, GTGCAAGGTCCAATGCTTGCATATCTGATTATTTTGCAATGCACATTCAAGATGGAAGTCAAAGATATTTAAAGGTCCGACAGTCAGTAGATACTTCGAGATATCTGGTGCTAAATCCTTATGACCATTAATTACCCTTTTAGGCAGCATAAGTATCGCATACATACGCCTGCACAAATATTTTTTCTGAGCGAATGCGCTTAagcgaaaagaaaaagaaaaatcatAGTATAGTAATCGACAGGAGGAAAAACTAACGAAAGAACAAGAGGTAGATCATCCTTCATCAAGCAGAAATTGCTTACACAGCAGATAAAGGATAACGAAGGCTTCAAGATGCTCTCCAGACAAATACAAGGTGCTGCCAAACAAGGACTCAAATTTGCAAACAGACAGGCTGGATGGGGATGTGGATTGCGCAGTTTCCACAGCTCACATGCTGCTTGCAAAGTGGACATTCCTGCAGAAGAGAAATGTCGTGAGCTTTTGGACAAACTTCCAGATTATGAATACATTTTCCAAAACGAGGATGGTACGAAGAGGACACCATCGGAGGGAGAGTTGAAGACTATTGCTTACTTGAACACATACTCAGACGAAAGGGTGTTGAACTGGCTAGAGATCTTCACGTACCCAAGGAAATACAAAGACGTGTATTTACAAAATGACAAAGATTTGGGAAAATTGAAGGCCAGCTCTGGATTGATCATTGACAAGATTCCTTATGAGGATACTGCAACGGGAGAGATCAAGTGGAAGATTGTTAGAG is a window encoding:
- a CDS encoding uncharacterized protein (EggNog:ENOG41), with the protein product MEIKDNEGFKMLSRQIQGAAKQGLKFANRQAGWGCGLRSFHSSHAACKVDIPAEEKCRELLDKLPDYEYIFQNEDGTKRTPSEGELKTIAYLNTYSDERVLNWLEIFTYPRKYKDVYLQNDKDLGKLKASSGLIIDKIPYEDTATGEIKWKIVRDNETKEGWENIAHYLFVPAFCLLAITLFWRDDMDVTEWAKRELLYRVREKASQEGDTEALEAFKKYGDKPESYEFDLAGFDKNDDVIVERILSGEYDKMAKLKVKQHHQ